From Hoeflea sp. 108:
GCAGTCCGTCGGAGACAAGGCCGTCGATGGCCTTGCGCACGGTGACGCGTGAGATGCCAAGCGCATCGCACAGGGTGCGCTCACTGGGGATGACGGCATTGCGCTTGAGCTGGGCTGTCGCGATGGCCTGCTTGATGGCGTCTTCCAGCCGTCGGTAGAGCGGTTCGCCGCTTTCGCCGGAAAGCTGTCTTGCGAGGAAGTCGAGGATTGCCTGATCGCCCATCGGAGCCACCTGTGGAAAGTCGCCCCTTTATGCAGAATTTTTTTCAGGTGTTAAACTGGTATTGTTCTTGTCGGGTCGATTTCGCTGAAATCAGCTGGCTTGGCCTGTCGCCAGGGCAAGGAATTCGCGCGCGGCGCGGGTGAGATAACGCTCCTTGTGGCGCAGCGAGAAGAAACGGCGCCGTGGCAGGGCGAAGGGGATGGAGACCAGCGAGCCAGCCTTGAGCGCGCCTTCGGCCACCAGTCGCGACATGACCGCGACGCCCGCTCCCGCCTCGACGGCCGAACGAACGGACTCGTTGGAGGGCAGTTCAAGCGCAATGTCGAGGCTGCCGGGGGTAACGCCGAGGCTGGACAATACGGCCTCGAAATTGGAGCGGGTGCCGGAACCGGGCTCGCGAAAAATCCAGCGGGCACCGCGCAGATCGCGGGCAGAGTTTGGCGGCTTTGCGATCCAGGGGTGGTCGAGGGCGGTGACGAGCAAAAGCTCATCCTCGCCGACCGGCTCGACGGCGAGCGCTGGGTCGTCGACGTCGCCTTCGACGAAGCCGAGGTCGGCCGAGCCGTCATGGATCATAGTCGCCACCGCCTCGGTGTTGGCGATGACCATGCCGAGCTCGATGCCCGGATAATCCCGGCGGAAACTGTGGGCGAGGCTGGGCAGCCAGTAGTTGGCGACCGTCTGGCTGCCGGCCAGCTTGAGCGAACCGCGCTTCAGGCCGGCGAGATCGGCGAGCACGATTTCGGCAGCCTCGGCCCGGGCAAGCACGGCGCGCGCCTCGGTAAGAAAAATGCGGCCGGCGTCGGTGAGTACGATGCGCCGCCCGACCCGGTCGAACAGCCGTGCCTGGTAGCGGTTCTCAAGCGCGGCGACGGCGGCGCTGGTGGCGGATTGCGTCAGGTTCAGCGCTTCGGCGGCCCGAGTGACATGCTCGCGCTCGGCAACCGCGACGAAGATCCTGAGCTGTTCGAGTGTCACGGTCGCCCCTTTGATGCGTCAGCCCAGTAGCTTGACCGCCATTAGACTGAAAGTCGCGATGAAAAGGAACGCGCCGAGGCCAAGAAAGAGTGGACGGACGCCCTTTGCCCGGAGCTTGCGGAAGTCGGTCTCCAGACCCATTGCGGCAAGCGCCATGGTGAGCAGGAAGGTGGTGAGGGTAACGATCGAGGCTTTTGCTTCCGGGGGGATGGTGACGACGCTGTTGAGCGCGACCATCGCGACGAAGCCGAGTACGAACCATGGCATGGGGGCGCCGCCGGCCTGCTGGCCGCTGCCAGTGGTACGGGCACGCGCGGCGAGACCGAGCGTGATCACCATGGGCGCGAGCATCATGACGCGGGTGAGCTTCGCCACGGTGCCGAACTCGCCGGCCTGCTGGCCGCCCTGGAAGGCAGCGGCGACGACCTGGGCGATCTCGTGGATCGAGGCGCCGGTCCACAGGCCGTAGGCATGGGCGTCGAGGCCGAGGCCGGCTTGGAGCAGCGGGTAGCCGAACATGGCGATGGAGCCGAACACGGTGACGCAGGCGACCGCATAGGCGACGTCCTCGTCGGGCGCGCGGGTGACGGTGTTGGTGGCAATGACCGCCGATGCGCCGCAGATCGAGGTACCGGCGGCGATCAACTCTGCCAATGGGCGCTCGACGCCGATCAGCCTGCCGAGCCACAGCGTAAAAGCGAAAGTGGAGACCAGCGTCGCGGCGATCAGGGCAACACCGCCGACGCCGACCTCGGCAACTTGGGCTGCGGTCAGTTGCAGGCCAAGAAGGATGATGGCGAAGCGCAGCACCTTGCGCATCGAAAAGGCGACGCCCGCCTTGGCACTGACCGGTGTGCCCACAAGATTGTGGAAGGCCATGCCGATGACGATGGCGAGGATCATCGGGCTGAAGGCATTAAAGCCAGGCAAATGGCGCAATGCAAAGGCGAGGGCGGCTATGGTTGCGGTGAGGGCGAGGCCGGACAGAAGCCGGGCATGCTTGCTCCAGCCACCGGTGCGCCTGGTGGCTTTTGCCGAGCCAATGGCGACGGCGTTGCTGGTTTCGTTCCTGGCGATGGCGTTCATGGCTTGGTCCCGTATTTCCGGGTGCAAGCTATGCGCCGGCTTTCAATCGATCCAACGCGTAATTTTGGATGGATTGTTCGATCAAGACGAATGATTTCGGGCGAGACTGGAATGCCTCGCGCGCGGCGGCGGTTTGTGCGCGTGAAGGCGAGGTACGCATGCTAAGTCATGGCGTATGCATGGCTATGCGAAACACTCATAGCTGCGTTCGCAAAATTCACTTTTCGGCCAAGCCGAACACTTCTCTTCTGGGGTTGCGATGCAGGCGGCGTCGCGCGGACTTCGGGATGGTCCGCTCATGACATCAGGAGGAGGACGTGATGGTGGCGAAACGGATTTTGCTCGGCTGTTCGATACTGGCGCTGGCGACGGGTGTGGCTGTAGCTGCCGACTGGGGCAGCAAGGTGCCGACCGAGATCAACATCACAGACCCCTATCTCAAGCAGTGGAACGCGCTGACCTACGACAAGGCGCCACCGGCGCTTGAGCCCGGCAAGGACTACGGCATGTCGGAGGACGGCACCTTCAGGGCGCCGCGCGCCACGCCGCTGGGCGGCAGCCCGGCATTCCCCGGACAGCTGGAGGCGTGGGACGACAAGACCTACAGCCAGAATGTCGAGGAGATAGCCTTCTACCCGCATATCAGCTCACCCTGGCATGCCTGGCCCGACGTCGCCGACTTCGACGGCAAGCGCTACATGTATGTGCACGACCGCGACTACATGCGCGTGCTCGACATCACCGACCCGGCCAAGGCCAAGGTCGTCTATTCCAAGGGCGGCGTGTGGGGACCGGAAGGCTCGAACGAGGACTGGGACGCCAAGACCGTCGAGGACTATTTCGGTGGCATTACCATTGCCTGGAGCGAGACGCTCAAGAAGAACGTCGTCGTCGCCTCCTATGAGATCGGTCGCTTCGGCATCCTCGACAACAAGCGCACCCAGCCCGACATCGTCGAGACGCTGCGCAAGTACAATTCGCTCAAGGGC
This genomic window contains:
- a CDS encoding YeiH family protein, encoding MSGLALTATIAALAFALRHLPGFNAFSPMILAIVIGMAFHNLVGTPVSAKAGVAFSMRKVLRFAIILLGLQLTAAQVAEVGVGGVALIAATLVSTFAFTLWLGRLIGVERPLAELIAAGTSICGASAVIATNTVTRAPDEDVAYAVACVTVFGSIAMFGYPLLQAGLGLDAHAYGLWTGASIHEIAQVVAAAFQGGQQAGEFGTVAKLTRVMMLAPMVITLGLAARARTTGSGQQAGGAPMPWFVLGFVAMVALNSVVTIPPEAKASIVTLTTFLLTMALAAMGLETDFRKLRAKGVRPLFLGLGAFLFIATFSLMAVKLLG
- a CDS encoding LysR family transcriptional regulator is translated as MTLEQLRIFVAVAEREHVTRAAEALNLTQSATSAAVAALENRYQARLFDRVGRRIVLTDAGRIFLTEARAVLARAEAAEIVLADLAGLKRGSLKLAGSQTVANYWLPSLAHSFRRDYPGIELGMVIANTEAVATMIHDGSADLGFVEGDVDDPALAVEPVGEDELLLVTALDHPWIAKPPNSARDLRGARWIFREPGSGTRSNFEAVLSSLGVTPGSLDIALELPSNESVRSAVEAGAGVAVMSRLVAEGALKAGSLVSIPFALPRRRFFSLRHKERYLTRAAREFLALATGQAS